A window from Salvia miltiorrhiza cultivar Shanhuang (shh) chromosome 2, IMPLAD_Smil_shh, whole genome shotgun sequence encodes these proteins:
- the LOC131009895 gene encoding uncharacterized protein LOC131009895, translating into MSKSYVPPLLGKGAAMDVIRRNRQKAASSSGAVTADVTAARVPNSTRVPAHKKKRSAEVDLTLSDQVDDPVNLSFPNVSAHAQLGPVRGVAEQLLLPRDRDYLKEMGSGSVASELFDHAFLSLQKAAFLMERTVAMEAELSELRAERENWKGEMTAVKKTRDEARQVVKKLESAMLEDARRLERAVADCKELEAKVVALEQQVLYKSCETEVRVRGEMALAYLENQPPKTWDVQQYIDEFNEWKAGQEEQEMPLASNFAGMTTGDDHP; encoded by the exons ATGTCGAAGTCATATGTTCCACCTCTGCTTGGGAAGGGCGCTGCAATGGACGTGATCCGTAGGAATAGGCAGAAGGCTGCTAGCTCGAGTGGTGCGGTTACAGCTGATGTTACTGCAGCACGTGTCCCGAATTCGACCCGTGTTCCGGCTCACAAGAAAAAGCGGTCTGCTGAGGTTGACCTCACTTTGTCCGACCAGGTGGACGATCCCGTCAACCTGTCATTTCCGAACGTATCGGCGCATGCCCAGCTTGGACCTGTTCGAGGGGTGGCCGAACAGCTATTACTCCCACGTGACCGGGATTATTTGAAGGAGATGGGGAGTGGCAGCGTGGCTAGTGAGCTCTTCGATCATGCCTTCTTG AGTTTGCAGAAAGCCGCCTTCCTCATGGAGAGGACTGTTGCTATGGAGGCGGAGCTTAGCGAGTTGAGGGCCGAGCGGGAGAACTGGAAGGGAGAGATGACGGCTGTCAAGAAGACGCGTGATGAGGCCCGTCAGGTTGTCAAGAAGTTGGAGTCTGCCATGTTGGAAGATGCTCGCCGACTGGAGCGGGCTGTAGCGGACTGCAAGGAACTCGAAGCCAAAGTTGTTGCGTTGGAGCAACAAGTACTTTATAAAAGCTGTGAGACAGAGGTTCGAGTTCGGGGCGAGATGGCCTTGGCGTATCTCGAGAATCAGCCCCCCAAGACTTGGGATGTCCAACAATACATCGATGAGTTTAATGAGTGGAAGGCTGGCCAGGAGGAGCAGGAGATGCCGCTTGCAAGCAACTTTGCCGGGATGACCACTGGAGACGACCATCCTTAG